The following are encoded in a window of Telmatobacter sp. DSM 110680 genomic DNA:
- the rpmI gene encoding 50S ribosomal protein L35 — MPKLKTHTGAKKRFSKTGTGKIKRHQTKTRHILSSKSPKVKRKLGKMVLVSDGDYAKVARMIPYA; from the coding sequence ATGCCCAAGTTGAAAACCCATACGGGCGCGAAAAAGCGCTTCAGCAAGACTGGTACCGGCAAAATCAAGCGGCACCAGACCAAGACGCGCCATATCCTTTCGTCCAAATCGCCAAAAGTGAAACGCAAGCTCGGCAAGATGGTGCTTGTCTCCGATGGCGACTACGCGAAGGTAGCGCGCATGATTCCATATGCCTGA
- the rplT gene encoding 50S ribosomal protein L20 — MPRVKRSTKRSDRRKKILKRASGYFLTKSKLYQAAQEAVERGLKFAYTGRKQKKRQFRSLWIVRISAAAKANGTSYSQFINGLKKAGIELDRKVLSDIAIHDAAAFTKLVEQAKAALASSTKAA, encoded by the coding sequence ATGCCCCGCGTAAAACGTAGTACCAAGCGGAGTGACCGCCGCAAGAAAATCCTGAAAAGGGCCAGCGGATACTTCCTCACTAAATCCAAGCTCTACCAGGCAGCCCAGGAAGCCGTCGAACGCGGCCTCAAGTTCGCCTACACCGGCCGCAAGCAGAAGAAGCGCCAGTTCCGTTCACTCTGGATCGTGCGCATCTCCGCAGCCGCCAAAGCCAACGGCACCAGCTATTCGCAGTTCATTAACGGACTGAAGAAGGCCGGTATCGAACTCGACCGCAAAGTCCTCTCCGACATCGCCATTCACGACGCCGCAGCCTTTACCAAGCTGGTGGAGCAGGCGAAAGCCGCTCTCGCCAGCAGCACAAAAGCCGCCTAA